AGGCGCTGGCAAGGCGTTGCCGCTTAAGCCTGGATACCACTTCAACCAGTTCGGCGGCAACGTCGGCGGTCCGGTGAAGAAAGACAAGCTGTTCTTCTTCTTCGACTACGATGGACAGCGCAATCTCACCGGCAATCCCGTTCTGATAACTGTGCCTACGCCGGTCGGCGCCGCCCAGACCGCTGCGGTGAACTACTTGTCATCGCGCATCAATAACTACAACCGCACCTTCAACCAGAATGTCTATCTGGGCAAGGGCGATTGGAACATCACTGACCGCAACCAACTCTCCGCCCGCTACAACGCGCAGCGCTTCACCGGACAGGGACTCGAGAACAGCGGCCCCACCAGCTCCTTCGAACACACCGGCGCTGCGCTGGTGAACAGCGACAGCTTCAACACGCAGCTCACGACCACGCTGCGCCCCACCATCATCAACGTTGCGAAGTTCAGCTATCAGCGGGACAGCGAGCCTGGGCAGGCAAACAGCAACAATCCCGAAGCTCTCGTAAAATTCTCCGGACAGCAGGTCTTTGTCGGACGCAACTCCTTTAGCCCGCGTGAGACGACCATCCATCGTCAGCAGTACGGCGATACGGTCTCTTACATCCTCGGACGTCACTCGTTTAAGTTCGGAGCCGACGCCCTGGTCGACAAAATCCTCAATTTCTTCCCCGGAAACTTCTCCGGGGCCTATACCTTTAACACGCTCGACGATTTTGGAAACAGTCTGCTCGGCCAGCCGGTAAGAACCGCAGGCAACAGCTTTCTCGAGGCCTTTCCCGGAACGGGAACTACGGGAGCGACGACGCATCCGGACAAGCTGCAGCAGGCATACTTCGTTCAGGACGACTATCGCCTAAGCAACAGCCTCACGCTGAACCTTGGAATTCGCTATGACCGCGAGACGGTCAAGCAGCCCACGGTACAGAATGCCGCGGCTTTCGCAGCCGGGCTCAACACGGCGAAAATTGCCACTGATAACAACAACATCGCTCCGCGCGTTGGCTTCGCCTGGCAGCCGCTAAGTGGCAAGCAGATGGTAGTGCGTGGCGGCTACGGCATCTTCTACGGCAACACGCCGTCGATTATGTATGGCACGGCGCTTTCCAATAACGGAATCAACGTCCAGACTCTCAGCTTCAACACCAACGGAGGAGCTGCGCTTCCTGTTTCGTACCCCAACACGCTTTGCGGAGCTCCGCAGGCCAGCGCGGGATGCGCACCTCCCGCAGGCTTCCCTTCAGCGCCTCCCTCCATTCTGCTGTTTGCGAGCAACTATCAGCAGCCTTATGTCGAGCAGTACAACACAGCGATCGAATATCAGGTCGCTGCTGACACCTCTGTGACCGTCGCGTACACCGGCGTGCACGGCGTTCACCTGCAGCGCACTCGTGACATCAACATCGTCAATTCCCCCACGCCGACCACCGCGATTGTTGCCGGCCAGCCTGGAACGACGTTCACTTACAGCAAGTACCCAACCGCTCGTCTGATTCCTGCGTTTAGCCGCATCTTCGAATTCGAGAGCAACGCCAGCTCGACCTACAACGGGCTGACCTTCGAAGGCAACAAGCGCTTCTCCCACAACTTCCAGGTGCTCGCTTCATACACCTGGAGCCATGTGATCGATGACCGTCCGGATGCAACCGCAGTCGTTCCCGGCACCGACGACGCCAAGATGGTCTTCGATCCGCTGCACATCGCGCTCGATCGCGCCTCCGGTGACAATGACGTGCGCAACCGCTTCGTGTTCAGCGGCGTGTGGCAGCTCGACAGCTACACCCGCAACATGCCGCGGGACGTCCGCGCGATCGCAGGCGGGTGGGAACTGGCAGGTGTCTTCAACGCCCAGAGCGGCCAGCCTTATACGGCACTTGTCAGTTCAGATTTGAACAACGATCTCAACAGCCGTAACGAGCGTGCCCCGGGAACGAGTCGCAATCAGTTCCGGCTGCCTGCGATCTACACCGTCGATCCCCGCATCACGCGCAATGTAAACATCACCGAGCGCGCCAAACTGCAGTTAATCGCAGAAGCGTTCAACCTGTTCAACCACCAAAACATCACATCGGCGAAGAACACGTTGTACGCCACCAGCACAACCGCTTGCGGAACTACCACATCAACTTGTCTAGTACCGCAAACGTTGGCCGTCGCCGGAGCGAATACATTCGGACTACCGTCCGCAGCCAGCATCAGCGGCCAGGGCAACGTAGGCCGCGTGCTGCAATTGGCCGCGAAGATCACCTTCTAGAAACAGCCAGTCCGTTAAAAAGGCAGCCAGGAATGGCTGCCTTTTTTATTTATTCGGCTTACGAAAAGTGTGAACATGGAGGGCGGGGAGGACGCTGAGGAATAAACCGCAGGAACACGGCGCAGAGTTGTTCCATTCAGCCAGACTGGTCAGATCCGTTCAATCAATGCAGTCTGTATTCCGGCTTTGATTTTCCCGCAGTGTCCTCCGTGCCCTCCGTGTTCAAGCTTATCGCACATTTCCAAATCGAGACATTCATCGCACGATGTGATGCTCCCGCAAGATCCTCATCGTTTGATCCAAAGGCAAAGCCTCGACGATATGCCCATGCCCAGTGATCGTGGTCGCTTTGAACAAAGAATTGATAATCGCTTCCTCCGTAGCCTCGATGACGGCCTCGAAGAGCGGCGACATTGCTTCATTGCCGAGCACCGTCACTTGCCGTGCTCGAGTGGAATCGCCAGAACGGATTCGCAGCTCTGGCGCAGTCGAGAACGCAATCACGTAATCCCCGCTGCCATTGCTGCCCGACGATCCCGTGCGCGCCAGGCCCATAATGGCACGGGAAGCGAGCCGCTTCAGGTTGCGGGCGTCTAGCGGCGCATCGGTTGCGATCACCATCATGCAGGAGCCGTCGCCCCGATCGCGCACCGACTCGTCGTTGCGTGAGACACGCTTGCCTTCAACCTCATCCCGCAGGTAATAGCGTCCGAGCTCTTTACCAACCGGCGCGCCGGCAATCGTGAGCACGCCGCCGAAGTTAGTCTGCACCAGAACGCCGACCGTGTAGCCGCCGAGTGACGCCGGCAGCTTGCGCGATGAAGTGCCGATTCCTCCTTTGAATCCAAAAGCTACCGTGCCCGTGCCGGCGCCGACGGAACCTTCTTCCACCGGCCCACCCCTCGCGGACTTGATCGCCGCAAAGACATCCTGGCGTGTGATCGGCCGTGAGCGAATGTCGTTCAGGTATCCATCGTTGGTCTCGCCTACCAGTGGATTTATCGATTGCACGTCCTCGTTCCCTGGCAGCACAAGCATGTAGTCGATCAGCGCGTCAGCCGCTCGCGGCACGCACAACGTGCAGGTCAAGAGGATTGGAGTCTCAATCTCGCCCAATTCGTTCACCTGCGTCGATCCAGCCAGCTTGCCGAAGGCATTACCGAGGAACACTGCCCCTGGGACTTTTTCCCGAAACAGATTTCCTCCATGCGGCAGGATGGCAGTCACACCGGTGCGAACATTGTCTCCGCGATTGAGAGTGGCGTGTCCCACCGATACGCCGTCGACATCCGTGATGGAATTCAACGGTCCGGGCGACAACACCCCGATGATCACCCCCGCATCGCGAGCACGCGGACGCGGTGCTGTCTGAGGCAGAGCAAAATTGGCGAGCAGGATTAGCGAGACGAGTAAAGCCGGCCGCTGCAAGAGGAGCTTCATAGGTTGTGTCGGCAAGATTGTATTGCTTGACCGAAATAGCCCGAGCTCCCGTCATGGTGCCAAGACCGAAGATTAAGAGCCGCTAGGTCCTCGGTTGAGGCGTGATTGACATGTTGAGCAGATCGGTGCCGCGGAGCACCTTCAAAGTGCCAACTTCGCCCGGTATCGCCTCCGTCAGCAAGCGATGCAGATCATCGACGCCCGATACGCAGCGGCTTGCGAACTCCAGGATCACGTCGCGTTCGCGCAATCCTGCGCTTTGTGCCGGCGATCCTGGTTCGACAGAAATGA
The sequence above is drawn from the Acidobacteriota bacterium genome and encodes:
- a CDS encoding aminopeptidase, with the protein product MKLLLQRPALLVSLILLANFALPQTAPRPRARDAGVIIGVLSPGPLNSITDVDGVSVGHATLNRGDNVRTGVTAILPHGGNLFREKVPGAVFLGNAFGKLAGSTQVNELGEIETPILLTCTLCVPRAADALIDYMLVLPGNEDVQSINPLVGETNDGYLNDIRSRPITRQDVFAAIKSARGGPVEEGSVGAGTGTVAFGFKGGIGTSSRKLPASLGGYTVGVLVQTNFGGVLTIAGAPVGKELGRYYLRDEVEGKRVSRNDESVRDRGDGSCMMVIATDAPLDARNLKRLASRAIMGLARTGSSGSNGSGDYVIAFSTAPELRIRSGDSTRARQVTVLGNEAMSPLFEAVIEATEEAIINSLFKATTITGHGHIVEALPLDQTMRILREHHIVR